In one Pseudomonas tensinigenes genomic region, the following are encoded:
- a CDS encoding RNA polymerase sigma factor: protein MSEVRTRVEQVYREDSRRILATLIRLLGDFDLAEEALHEAFFVAVERWQRDGVPDNPRTWLVSTGRFKAIDVLRRRARFKASQPLLLAQLEELEQADWSGEDVEDDRLRLIFTCCHPALAADAQVPLTLREVCDLTTEEIARAFLSAPAAIAQRIVRAKAKIRDARIPYQVPSLSELPERLDSVLRVIYLVFNEGYSASGGAELTREDLTREAIRLGRLLMELLPEPEVMGLLAMMLLHESRRSARTSPSGELVLLDDQDRSLWDSALIAEGCALVERALTTRRFGPYCLQAAIAAVHAEAPSAGETDWEQIVGLYDVLLRAVPSPVIELNRAVAVAKRDGALAGLNLIEGILARGELQDYHLAHSARAEFCRQLGRVGEARAAYWRALELTRQEPERRFIEGRLSALELPSP from the coding sequence ATGTCTGAGGTTCGGACGCGGGTCGAGCAGGTCTATCGCGAAGACTCGCGGCGGATTCTGGCGACGCTGATTCGCCTGCTGGGTGATTTCGACCTCGCCGAAGAGGCCTTGCACGAGGCGTTCTTCGTCGCGGTCGAGCGCTGGCAACGCGACGGCGTGCCGGATAATCCGCGCACCTGGCTGGTCTCGACCGGACGCTTCAAGGCGATTGACGTGTTGCGCCGGCGCGCGCGGTTCAAAGCCTCGCAGCCATTGTTGTTGGCGCAACTGGAAGAACTGGAGCAGGCCGACTGGAGTGGCGAGGACGTGGAAGACGATCGTCTGCGGCTGATCTTCACCTGTTGTCACCCGGCGCTGGCGGCGGATGCGCAAGTGCCGCTGACCTTGCGCGAAGTCTGCGACCTGACCACCGAGGAAATCGCCCGCGCCTTTCTCTCGGCGCCAGCGGCGATTGCCCAGCGCATCGTGCGGGCCAAAGCCAAGATTCGGGACGCGAGAATCCCTTATCAAGTACCGAGCCTGAGCGAATTGCCCGAACGCCTCGACAGTGTATTGCGGGTGATTTATCTGGTGTTCAACGAAGGGTATTCGGCGTCGGGCGGGGCTGAATTGACGCGTGAAGATCTGACGCGTGAGGCGATCAGGTTGGGGCGGCTGTTGATGGAGTTGCTGCCGGAGCCGGAGGTGATGGGGTTGCTGGCGATGATGCTGTTGCACGAATCGCGACGCTCGGCGCGCACTTCGCCGAGTGGTGAACTGGTGCTGCTGGATGATCAGGATCGTTCATTGTGGGACAGCGCGTTGATAGCTGAAGGCTGTGCGCTGGTTGAGCGTGCGCTGACCACGCGGCGGTTTGGGCCTTATTGTCTGCAAGCGGCGATTGCCGCAGTGCATGCCGAGGCGCCGTCGGCGGGGGAGACGGATTGGGAGCAGATCGTTGGTTTGTATGACGTGCTGTTGCGCGCGGTGCCTTCGCCGGTGATCGAGTTGAACCGGGCGGTGGCGGTGGCCAAGCGTGATGGGGCGTTGGCGGGGTTGAATCTGATTGAAGGGATTTTGGCGCGGGGCGAGTTGCAGGATTACCACTTGGCGCACTCGGCGCGGGCGGAGTTTTGCCGGCAGTTGGGCAGGGTGGGAGAGGCGAGGGCGGCGTATTGGCGGGCGTTGGAGCTTACGCGGCAGGAACCGGAGCGGCGGTTTATTGAAGGGCGGCTTTCGGCGCTGGAATTGCCCTCACCCTAG
- a CDS encoding GNAT family N-acetyltransferase: MNTVIRNVTAADLDRCYAIETVAYEGDEAATREKIATRIATWPEGFIVAEVDGEVAGFVNSGAAFDVQMSDEAFKELIGHDPQGPNVVIMSVVVHPDYQGQGLAKRLMGEFIERMRGMDKATIHLMCKEIHIPLYAGFGFAYIKPSESDHGGMAWHEMILTL, translated from the coding sequence ATGAACACCGTCATCCGCAACGTCACCGCCGCCGACCTGGACCGCTGCTACGCCATCGAAACCGTTGCCTACGAAGGTGACGAAGCGGCCACCCGCGAAAAAATCGCCACGCGCATCGCCACTTGGCCGGAAGGTTTTATCGTTGCCGAGGTGGACGGTGAGGTCGCAGGCTTCGTCAACTCCGGCGCGGCGTTTGACGTGCAGATGTCGGACGAGGCCTTCAAGGAACTGATCGGCCACGACCCGCAAGGGCCGAACGTGGTGATCATGTCGGTGGTGGTGCACCCGGATTATCAGGGGCAGGGTTTGGCCAAGCGTTTGATGGGCGAGTTCATTGAACGTATGCGCGGGATGGATAAGGCGACGATTCATTTGATGTGCAAAGAAATACACATCCCTCTGTATGCAGGCTTTGGCTTCGCTTACATCAAACCGTCTGAGTCCGACCACGGTGGGATGGCGTGGCACGAGATGATCCTGACCCTCTAA
- the alaC gene encoding alanine transaminase: protein MAEQGSPRRFARIDRLPPYVFNITAELKMAARRRGEDIIDLSMGNPDGATPPHIVEKLVQVAQREDTHGYSTSKGIPRLRRAISNWYKQRYEVDIDPESEAIVTIGSKEGLAHLMLATLDQGDTVLVPNPSYPIHIYGAVIAGAQVRSVPLVPGVDFFDELERAIRGSIPKPKMMILGFPSNPTAQCVELDFFERVIALAKQYDVLVIHDLAYADIVYDGWKAPSIMQVPGAKDIAVEFFTLSKSYNMAGWRIGFMVGNPELVNALARIKSYHDYGTFTPLQVAAIAALEGDQQCVRDIAEQYRQRRNVLVKGLHELGWMVENPKASMYVWAKIPEQYAHLGSLEFAKKLLAEAKVCVSPGVGFGEYGDDHVRFALIENQDRIRQAVRGIRGMFRADGLSPKTSA, encoded by the coding sequence ATGGCCGAACAAGGTTCGCCGCGCCGCTTTGCGCGCATAGATCGACTCCCCCCTTACGTTTTCAACATCACCGCCGAGCTGAAGATGGCCGCGCGTCGTCGCGGTGAAGACATCATCGACTTGAGCATGGGCAACCCCGACGGCGCCACGCCGCCGCACATTGTCGAAAAACTCGTACAAGTTGCCCAACGCGAAGACACTCACGGCTACTCGACGTCCAAGGGCATTCCGCGCCTGCGCCGGGCGATTTCCAACTGGTACAAGCAGCGCTACGAGGTCGATATCGACCCGGAAAGCGAAGCCATTGTCACCATCGGTTCCAAGGAAGGCCTGGCGCATTTGATGCTGGCGACCCTGGATCAGGGCGACACCGTGCTGGTGCCGAACCCGAGCTATCCGATTCACATCTACGGTGCTGTGATTGCCGGCGCCCAGGTGCGTTCGGTGCCGCTGGTGCCGGGCGTGGACTTCTTCGATGAATTGGAACGGGCCATTCGTGGCTCGATTCCGAAGCCGAAAATGATGATCCTCGGCTTCCCGTCGAATCCGACCGCGCAGTGTGTGGAGCTGGATTTCTTCGAGCGGGTGATCGCCCTCGCCAAGCAGTACGACGTGCTGGTGATTCACGATCTGGCTTACGCCGACATCGTCTACGACGGCTGGAAAGCCCCGTCGATCATGCAGGTGCCGGGCGCCAAGGACATCGCGGTGGAGTTTTTCACCCTGTCCAAGAGCTACAACATGGCCGGCTGGCGCATCGGTTTCATGGTCGGTAACCCGGAACTGGTCAACGCGCTGGCGCGGATCAAGAGCTACCACGACTACGGCACCTTTACCCCGCTGCAAGTGGCGGCGATTGCTGCGCTGGAAGGCGATCAGCAATGCGTGCGCGACATCGCCGAGCAGTATCGCCAACGGCGTAATGTGCTGGTCAAAGGCCTGCATGAACTGGGCTGGATGGTCGAGAATCCGAAGGCTTCGATGTATGTCTGGGCGAAGATTCCCGAGCAGTACGCGCATCTGGGTTCGCTGGAGTTCGCCAAGAAACTGCTGGCCGAAGCCAAGGTCTGTGTTTCGCCGGGGGTGGGGTTTGGTGAGTATGGCGACGATCACGTGCGCTTTGCGCTGATCGAAAACCAGGACCGCATTCGTCAGGCTGTACGCGGCATTCGCGGGATGTTCCGGGCGGATGGCCTGAGTCCAAAAACTTCCGCCTGA
- a CDS encoding pyridoxamine 5'-phosphate oxidase family protein, producing the protein MIDSIEALEAIYGLPHERAVRKQIGFLNEDYQAMVRVSPLVIVSSVGADGLDNSPRGDKAGFVRIIDERTLALPDRPGNNRIDTLRNVLQDSRVSLLFIIPGIGETLRVNGTATISADPQLLESFAVNGKPAKTVLLVTVEAAFFHCSKAFVRSDAWNPETHLPRSALPSAGAFHKRLNDGQFDADTYDREAPKRVSDTLY; encoded by the coding sequence ATGATCGATTCAATCGAAGCGCTGGAAGCGATTTACGGACTGCCGCATGAACGGGCGGTGCGCAAGCAGATCGGTTTTCTCAACGAGGATTATCAGGCGATGGTGCGGGTTTCGCCGCTGGTGATTGTCAGCTCGGTGGGCGCTGATGGCCTGGATAATTCACCGCGCGGCGACAAGGCCGGGTTTGTGCGGATTATTGATGAGCGCACCTTGGCCCTGCCCGATCGCCCGGGCAACAACCGCATCGATACCCTGCGCAATGTGCTGCAGGATTCGCGGGTGTCGCTGCTGTTCATCATTCCGGGGATTGGCGAGACATTGCGGGTCAACGGCACGGCGACGATCAGCGCAGATCCGCAACTGCTGGAAAGCTTTGCGGTGAATGGCAAACCGGCGAAAACGGTGTTGCTGGTGACGGTGGAAGCGGCGTTTTTTCATTGTTCGAAAGCCTTCGTCCGTTCTGATGCGTGGAACCCGGAAACGCATCTGCCGCGCTCTGCCCTGCCCTCTGCCGGCGCCTTCCACAAGCGCCTGAATGATGGGCAGTTCGATGCCGACACCTACGACCGTGAAGCGCCGAAACGGGTAAGCGACACCCTTTACTGA
- a CDS encoding YciI family protein → MKYLCLVYSDERLLHSSPDSPEDAECWAYAESIQGSGRMVAAEALESVQTATTVRMRNGKLSITDGPFAETKEQLAGFYLIDAKDLNEAIQVAGNIPAARVGSVEVRPVRQLNV, encoded by the coding sequence ATGAAGTATTTATGCCTGGTCTACAGCGATGAACGCCTGCTGCATTCATCGCCCGACAGTCCGGAAGACGCCGAGTGCTGGGCCTACGCCGAGTCGATTCAGGGCAGCGGGCGAATGGTCGCCGCCGAAGCGCTGGAGTCGGTGCAGACCGCCACCACGGTGCGTATGCGCAACGGCAAGTTATCGATTACCGATGGCCCGTTCGCCGAAACCAAAGAGCAATTGGCGGGTTTCTATCTGATCGACGCCAAGGACCTCAACGAAGCGATCCAGGTCGCCGGCAACATTCCGGCCGCGCGGGTTGGCAGCGTCGAAGTGCGGCCGGTGCGGCAGTTGAATGTCTGA
- a CDS encoding GyrI-like domain-containing protein encodes MDEQTRVEVAEPRFEHGHFLLIAGFRGRFTQDTAKDIPALWEKFLPHLGKIQGQKNEVTYGVCSNFDGKGGFDYIAGVEISKLDDLDQKVYQWVEVLPRQYAVFEHKGPLDQLPQTLQYIYKTWLPNSHYVELNAPELERYSADFNPKMNTGKLEICVPVDTKV; translated from the coding sequence ATGGATGAGCAAACACGCGTCGAAGTGGCTGAACCTCGCTTCGAACATGGACACTTCCTGCTGATTGCAGGCTTTCGCGGTCGATTTACTCAAGACACAGCAAAAGACATCCCGGCGCTGTGGGAAAAGTTCTTGCCGCACCTGGGAAAGATCCAGGGGCAAAAGAACGAAGTGACCTACGGTGTTTGCAGCAATTTCGACGGCAAGGGTGGCTTCGATTACATCGCTGGGGTGGAAATCAGCAAGCTTGATGACCTCGACCAGAAGGTTTATCAGTGGGTGGAAGTGCTGCCTCGGCAGTACGCGGTGTTTGAGCACAAGGGACCGCTCGATCAGTTGCCGCAAACCCTGCAATACATCTACAAAACCTGGCTGCCGAACTCCCATTACGTGGAACTGAACGCCCCGGAACTGGAGCGTTACAGCGCCGACTTCAATCCGAAAATGAACACCGGCAAACTGGAAATCTGCGTGCCGGTCGATACCAAGGTCTGA
- a CDS encoding GNAT family N-acetyltransferase: protein MSAQLVPYDSLNALQREQVEAIEIHAEQIKFSGDIHGALHTLLSKPGPGVKGFALLADDVPVAFLLLKRPPVLPAWANEHSATLHALQVDRRAQGKGYGKACLQALPEVARLAWPEIKGLELSVDADNDAAIALYAKHGYVDSGEAYKGRIGYERRMGLVF, encoded by the coding sequence GTGTCAGCCCAACTCGTGCCGTACGACAGCCTGAACGCCTTGCAGCGTGAGCAAGTCGAGGCGATTGAAATCCATGCCGAGCAGATCAAGTTCTCCGGTGATATCCACGGTGCCTTGCACACGCTGCTGTCGAAACCCGGCCCCGGCGTGAAAGGTTTTGCGCTGTTGGCGGATGACGTACCGGTGGCGTTTCTGCTGCTCAAGCGCCCGCCGGTGTTGCCCGCCTGGGCCAATGAGCACAGCGCCACCTTGCATGCGTTGCAGGTCGATCGCCGCGCACAGGGCAAGGGTTACGGCAAGGCCTGTCTGCAAGCGCTGCCCGAAGTTGCGCGCCTGGCGTGGCCGGAGATCAAGGGGCTGGAATTGTCGGTGGACGCTGACAATGATGCGGCGATCGCGCTGTACGCCAAGCACGGCTACGTCGACAGCGGCGAAGCGTACAAGGGCCGGATCGGTTACGAACGGCGTATGGGTCTGGTTTTCTAA
- a CDS encoding LysE family translocator, which yields MEFTSGFLLSLSLCLDIGVANIAMITLAMQRGYFQGFALGLGTCVGDLIYAVLALAGMTVLLQFETVRWVLWIGGSALLIYFAAKMIYSAIHHEAQLAATAEVGQNSHRKEFFRGIFLAMSSPSAILWFAAVGGTLIARSGGGGPLSSALFLGGFLCAGLLWSAGLCFAASHGGKLLGDKLLRYSYMASAAIFCYFAVYVIVSGYNEFVGSGAVEQLHSL from the coding sequence ATGGAATTCACCAGCGGCTTCTTGCTGAGCCTCTCGCTGTGCCTGGATATCGGCGTGGCCAACATCGCAATGATCACATTGGCGATGCAGCGCGGTTACTTTCAGGGCTTTGCGCTGGGCCTCGGCACCTGCGTCGGCGACCTGATCTACGCGGTGCTGGCGCTGGCCGGCATGACCGTTTTGCTGCAGTTCGAAACCGTGCGCTGGGTCCTGTGGATCGGTGGTTCGGCGCTGCTGATCTACTTTGCGGCGAAGATGATCTACTCGGCGATCCATCACGAAGCGCAACTGGCCGCGACCGCCGAGGTAGGGCAGAACTCCCATCGCAAGGAGTTCTTCCGTGGGATTTTTCTCGCTATGTCATCGCCAAGCGCGATTCTCTGGTTTGCAGCGGTCGGCGGCACCTTGATCGCCCGTTCCGGTGGCGGCGGCCCTTTGAGTTCGGCGCTGTTCCTTGGCGGTTTCCTTTGCGCCGGGCTGTTGTGGTCGGCGGGTTTATGTTTTGCCGCGAGCCACGGTGGCAAGCTGCTGGGCGACAAGCTGTTGCGCTATTCCTATATGGCATCTGCAGCGATCTTCTGCTATTTCGCGGTGTACGTGATCGTTTCCGGCTATAACGAGTTTGTCGGTTCGGGCGCCGTCGAGCAGTTGCATTCGCTGTAA
- a CDS encoding YybH family protein, which yields MSAQSEIQTLINTYREAVMTKDVEKVMALYADDIVSFDAIKALQFKGKAAYRAHWVECMEMCPGPHIFEFHEIAIESADNIAFAHWVANCGGTNEKGETQSCWMRVTACYRQVGGAWKIVHEHWSAPFDPMSGATLFDVTP from the coding sequence ATGAGCGCACAATCTGAAATTCAGACCCTGATCAACACCTACCGCGAAGCCGTCATGACCAAGGACGTGGAGAAAGTCATGGCGTTGTACGCCGACGACATCGTCTCCTTCGACGCGATCAAGGCCCTGCAATTCAAGGGCAAAGCCGCCTACCGCGCGCACTGGGTCGAGTGCATGGAAATGTGCCCCGGCCCGCACATTTTCGAATTCCACGAAATCGCCATCGAAAGCGCCGACAACATCGCCTTCGCCCACTGGGTGGCGAACTGCGGCGGCACCAATGAGAAAGGCGAAACCCAGAGCTGCTGGATGCGCGTCACCGCTTGCTACCGGCAGGTCGGCGGGGCGTGGAAAATCGTCCACGAACACTGGTCGGCGCCGTTCGATCCGATGAGCGGCGCGACGCTGTTCGATGTGACTCCCTGA